The Aggregicoccus sp. 17bor-14 genome contains the following window.
CAAGGACTTCACGGGCCGCCACGCCTACGCCGTGTCCTTCGACCGCCCGTACGCGAGCGGCGGCGGCGCGGGGCAGGTGCTGGACCACGACCTGGGCCTCATCACCTTCGCCGAGGCGCAGGGCTACGACATCGCCTACGCGTCGGACCTGGACCTGGACCTGGACCCCGAGCTCACGCACCGGCGGCGCGCGCTCGTCATCCAGGGGCACAGCGAGTACTGGACCCTGGGCATGCGGCTCGCGTGCGATGCGGCCGTCGCGCGCGGCACGAACCTCATGAACCTGGGGGCGAACAACGCCTACTGGCGCGTGCGGCGCGAGCCCTCGAAGGACGGACGGGCGAACCGGCTGCTGGTGGGCTACCGCGACCAGGGCGCGCGCGACCCGCTGCGCAACACGACGGAGGCCTCGAAGCTGTTCCGCGAGCTCGGGCGGCCCGAGAACGCGCTGTTCGGCACCATGTTCGGCAGCTGGATCTACACGGCCGCGCCGCTGGTGGTGAAGGACCCCTCGCACTGGGCCTGGACCGGCAGCGGCGTGAAGGAGGGCACGCAGATCAACGCCGTGTTCGGCGACGAGACGGACCGCCGCTACGACAACGGCGCCACGCCCGCGGGCCTCGAGGTGCTGGGCGAGAGCACGGTGGAGTCCTACGGCGCCACGCTCGACCCGGGCGAGCTCACGCTCTTCACCGCGCCCTCCGGCGCGCAGGTGTTCTCCGCCGGCAGCATCACCTTCTCCGAGGCGCTCGCGGAGGAGGGCCCCTGTGACCGGCGCATCCAGCAGCTGATGGCCAACGTCTTCTCGCGCTTCACCGGGCAGGATGCCCTGGGCGCCGACGCCCTGAAGGCCTTCCCGCTGCCGCCGCCCCCGCGCATGGACCACCGGTCCGGCGTGCAGGTGCAGACCCTCACCCGCACGCTCACGGCGCCGGTGGCCATCGCCTTCGACCCGCAGGGCCACGCGGTGGTCGCGGACGGCAACCGCATCGTGCGCGTGAGCCCCACCGGCCAGGTGAGCTGGATTGCCGGCTCCTCCCAGGCGGGGCACAACACCTTCGACGGGGTCGTGTCCGCGACGGCCGCGCGCTTCAACCGTCCGCGCGGCCTGGCGGTGGACGCGCAGGGGCGCATCTACGTGGCGGACTCGGGCAACCACCAGATTCGCGTCATCGAGAACGGCCAGGTGTGGCGGCTCGCGGGCGGCAACTGGGAGGGCTTCGCCGACGGCGTGGGCACCCAGGCGCTCTTCACGCAGCCGCAGGGCCTCGCGCTCACCGCCGCGGGCAGCCTGCTGGTCGCGGACACGTGGAACCACCGCGTGCGCGAGGTGACGCCCGAGGGCGTGGTGAGCACCTGGGCGGGCACCGGCGAGCAGTCGGTGGTGGACGGCCCGGGCGCGAGCGCGGCGCTCTCCTATCCCCTCTGCGTCTCGCTGCTGCCCAGCGGGGATGCGGTCATCGTGGAGCCCGGCACGGGGCTGGTGCGCACGGTGAGCGCCGCGCCCGAGCACACGGTGTCGCGGCTCGCGGGCTCGCTGGGCACCGCGGGCTGGGCGGACGGCCCGGTGGAGAGCGCCCAGCTGTCCGAGCTGCAGGGCGCCATCGCCTCGGCGGGCGGCATCTTCCTGCTGGACGGCGCGAGCGCCCGGGTGCGCGAGCTGCGCGACGGGCGGGTGCGCACGCTCGCGGGCGGGAAGGTGGGCGGCTGCGTGGACGGCGAAGGCGAGAGCGCGGGCTTCGGCATGCCGCGCGCCGGGGCGCTCGCGCCGGACGGCTCGCTCTGGGTGCTCGATGCGCGCGAGCACGCGGTGCGGCGCCTCACCGGGCTCGAGCCGCCGCCTCCGCCGCCTCCGCTGCCCCTGCCCTGAGGGCGGGCGCTGCTAGCAGCCGGTCTCGACCGCGCCGATGTCCGGGCCTGCGCCGCAGTAGGCCAGGCCCAGGTTGCGGCCGTGGTCGATGGCGGCGCTGCCGGGCGTGAACTTGCCGTCGGTGGACAGCTGCAGCGGCGCCTCGACCGAGCCGGAGTCCAGGCCGCGGCTCATCCAGCTGGAGAAGGAGAGCACGCCCGCGCCGCTCAGGTTGATCTTCGCGGTGCTCGCGTAGAGGTTGTTGCCCAGCACCAGGCCCGGGGCCTGCGAGCCGATGCGCACCGTCTCCGCGCCCTGCAGGATGTTGTTGTAGACCTTGAGGTTGCTCGTCGCGCCGCCCTCGCCGCCGCCCAGCCGCAGCGCCGCGGTCACCGCGCCCACCACGGTGTTGTTGGCGACGAGCACGTCCTCGCAGTTCTCGAGGCGGATGCCGTTGCCCTCCCAGGTCGCGCTGCCCAGGTGCACGTCCTGGATGCGGTTGCGGCGCACGACGATGTGGGTGGGCACCGGGCCGTAGTGGTTGCCGCCGATCTGGATGCCCTTGCCCACGCCGGTGATGAGGTTGTCCTCGATGAGCACGTTGGACGCGGACATGTGCACCACGCCCGCCGCGTCGAAGTCGCGCATCACGTTGCCGCGGATGGTGACGTTGGAGCAGGTCTTGATGTCGAAGGCGTTCTCGAAGTTCGAGTACATCTCGTTGCCCTCGATGAGCACGGTGTCGGCCGGGGGCAGGGTGCTGTAGTCCTCGGGCCCGATGCACTGCACCGAGTCACCCGACACGTTGTGGATCTTGTTGCCGCGCACGGTGATGTTCTTGCTCGAGTACTCCACCAGCACGCCGTGGCTGTCCGTGCCGTCGATCCAGTAGTCGTAGATCTCGTTGTTCTCGATGGTGACGCCGGTCGCGTACGACACCGTGCTCACCGCGGCGCCGGCCGTGCCGTTGTGCACCTTGGAGCCCGAGAGCACGCTGCCCGTGGTGGTCGCGTCGGCGAAGACCACGCCCGCCTTGTTCTGCCCCTGCGCGTCCACCTCGAAGCCGTCGATCTGCCAGTAGGGCTTGCGCACGTTGATCATGGACCAGGCGCTGTTGCCGGGGATGATCCTGGGCATCCCCTCGCCCTGCAGCCGGATGGGAGCGGACTGCGTGCCCGCCTTCACCGTGCTCTCGATGCTGATGCGCTCCGCGTAGGTGCCCGCCTTCACCGTGATGCGCTCGCCGGGTCCCACCACGCTCAGCGCCTTGCCGATGGTGCGAAAGGGCGCCGCCGCGCTGCCCGCGCTGCTGTCGCTGCCGGTGGGGGCCACCACCCACTCGCGCGTGTACTTCACCGCGGGCGCCGGAGGAGCGGGCGGCGTCGTCGGAGAGGTAGGCGTGGTCACCGGGGTGTTGCCCGTGCCCGTGCCCGTGCCCGGCGCCGCCACCTCGCCGCCGAGCGGGTCGGGGCTCTGCGTGTCCGCGCCACCGCCCTGCTGGCAGGCGCTCAGGGCGCCCGAGGTGAGGATGAGAAGACCGAGCAGGCGGGAACGAAGGTGCATCGACAACCCCGGGTGCCTCCTGCACGGCATTGCGCAGCGAGAGGCAAAAGGTTGTAGAGCAAACGAATGTGCGTCTGATTCCGCCTAAAAAGAATTCAGGCTGGCCAGGCCGGAGGGCAGGCAGGGAAGCGAGCCCCGCTCAGGGCGCGGCCGGGAGCACGAAGCGCGAGCTGACCGGGTAGTGGTCCGAGGTGGTGGTGCTGTAGCTCGGGGTCGCGGGCTTCACGATGGTGGCCGAGCCGGCCACGTAGTCCGGCAGCAGCTCGTTGCTCGCCATCTGGTGGTCGATGGCGTCCTTGAAGCCGGTGGTGGTGCCCACGTGCGCGTCGGTGAAGGGGCGGGTGACGTAGGTGTAGTCCGCCGGCGCGTCGAGGAAGTTCTGGAAGGGCGTGGGGTAGCCGCTGGCAATGGACGTATCGAGGTCGTCGTTCCAGTCGCCGAGCACCAGCACGCGGGCGCTGCCCAGGTCGCGCTGCACGTAGGTCTGGATGAGCGCGGCCGCGTCCTTGCGCCGCTGCCAGTCCTCGCCGGCGGTGCTGCTGCTGTGCGCCTTGAGGTGCACGACGATCAGCGTGAGGTCCGTGGTCAGGGCGCTGTCCGGGTCCTTCACGCGCAGGTCCACGCGCAGCGGCGGGCGCCCGGCGAACGCGTAGTCCTCGTCGTAGTAGTCCTGCACGCGCAGCAGGCGCGCGCCCAGCAGCTGCACGCGGTCCGTGCGGAAGAGCACCGCGGGCTTCTGCTCGGTGACGGTGTAGCGCGTGCTGCCGTCCGTCACGCGCGCGTCGTTGCTCGCGAAGCCGTCGTAGCCGGGCAGCTGCGCCTTGAGGTCGTCGAAGGCGGCCGCGTCCACCACCTCCTCCAGCGCCCACACGTCCGCGTTCACCGAGAGCATCACGTCGCGCACGTTGGCCTGCTGCAGGGGCTCGTCCGAGGGGCCGTGGCCACTCGTCGAATCGCCGAACCACTCGAGGTTCCAGTTGGCCACCTTGAGCTGCGCGCCGCTGAAGGCGCTGCGCACCTCGAGCACCAGCGAGCGCGTGCCCGTGGCGCCCACCGCATCGCGCGCCTGCACCGCGAAGGTCTGGGTGCCCTCGCCCGTGGGCGTGCCGGCGAGCACGCCGTCCGCTCCGAGGGAGAGCCCCGCGGGCAGCGCGCCGCTCGCGAGCGTCCACTGCACCGGCGCCGCGCCCGCCGCCACGGCGAGCTGCACGCGGTAGGCGGTGCCCACCACCGCCGCCGGCAGGGAGGTCGTCGTCACCTGCAGCGGGGCGCGCACCTCCAGTGCGTAGGCGCGCGTGTCCTGCGCGCCGCGCGCGTCCACCACCTTCACGTCGAGCAGGAAGCCGCCCGCGCGCGTGGCCGAGCCGCTCAGGCTCCC
Protein-coding sequences here:
- a CDS encoding N,N-dimethylformamidase beta subunit family domain-containing protein; protein product: MQWTRRELCLLLLGCACAPEAVTTGGGEGPPETDPTTPVTTNDPPPPPPPPPPPVDRFFPLRASPIAAENRRAGSRNWRLTQPSRELGAFVDQTSYLPGEAVRVHLGGPTEQQATWELWRLGYYGGQGGRRVLAGGPVTMPVAAPPEVDLSTGAVSCPWPETFFFTLPDEAVTGFYLLKVSTPLGQTYAPLVVREPTPAATTTVVMAFNTYQAYNAWGGTSLYVNQRKDFTGRHAYAVSFDRPYASGGGAGQVLDHDLGLITFAEAQGYDIAYASDLDLDLDPELTHRRRALVIQGHSEYWTLGMRLACDAAVARGTNLMNLGANNAYWRVRREPSKDGRANRLLVGYRDQGARDPLRNTTEASKLFRELGRPENALFGTMFGSWIYTAAPLVVKDPSHWAWTGSGVKEGTQINAVFGDETDRRYDNGATPAGLEVLGESTVESYGATLDPGELTLFTAPSGAQVFSAGSITFSEALAEEGPCDRRIQQLMANVFSRFTGQDALGADALKAFPLPPPPRMDHRSGVQVQTLTRTLTAPVAIAFDPQGHAVVADGNRIVRVSPTGQVSWIAGSSQAGHNTFDGVVSATAARFNRPRGLAVDAQGRIYVADSGNHQIRVIENGQVWRLAGGNWEGFADGVGTQALFTQPQGLALTAAGSLLVADTWNHRVREVTPEGVVSTWAGTGEQSVVDGPGASAALSYPLCVSLLPSGDAVIVEPGTGLVRTVSAAPEHTVSRLAGSLGTAGWADGPVESAQLSELQGAIASAGGIFLLDGASARVRELRDGRVRTLAGGKVGGCVDGEGESAGFGMPRAGALAPDGSLWVLDAREHAVRRLTGLEPPPPPPPLPLP
- a CDS encoding nitrous oxide reductase family maturation protein NosD; translation: MHLRSRLLGLLILTSGALSACQQGGGADTQSPDPLGGEVAAPGTGTGTGNTPVTTPTSPTTPPAPPAPAVKYTREWVVAPTGSDSSAGSAAAPFRTIGKALSVVGPGERITVKAGTYAERISIESTVKAGTQSAPIRLQGEGMPRIIPGNSAWSMINVRKPYWQIDGFEVDAQGQNKAGVVFADATTTGSVLSGSKVHNGTAGAAVSTVSYATGVTIENNEIYDYWIDGTDSHGVLVEYSSKNITVRGNKIHNVSGDSVQCIGPEDYSTLPPADTVLIEGNEMYSNFENAFDIKTCSNVTIRGNVMRDFDAAGVVHMSASNVLIEDNLITGVGKGIQIGGNHYGPVPTHIVVRRNRIQDVHLGSATWEGNGIRLENCEDVLVANNTVVGAVTAALRLGGGEGGATSNLKVYNNILQGAETVRIGSQAPGLVLGNNLYASTAKINLSGAGVLSFSSWMSRGLDSGSVEAPLQLSTDGKFTPGSAAIDHGRNLGLAYCGAGPDIGAVETGC
- a CDS encoding putative Ig domain-containing protein; amino-acid sequence: MHAVSPRRPPRPALLLPLLLLLAACAGRDEEPVGVEPPALPALALPEAQVGSAYAGSFAASGGTAPLRYTVGGLPPGLTYDAATGSLSGSATRAGGFLLDVKVVDARGAQDTRAYALEVRAPLQVTTTSLPAAVVGTAYRVQLAVAAGAAPVQWTLASGALPAGLSLGADGVLAGTPTGEGTQTFAVQARDAVGATGTRSLVLEVRSAFSGAQLKVANWNLEWFGDSTSGHGPSDEPLQQANVRDVMLSVNADVWALEEVVDAAAFDDLKAQLPGYDGFASNDARVTDGSTRYTVTEQKPAVLFRTDRVQLLGARLLRVQDYYDEDYAFAGRPPLRVDLRVKDPDSALTTDLTLIVVHLKAHSSSTAGEDWQRRKDAAALIQTYVQRDLGSARVLVLGDWNDDLDTSIASGYPTPFQNFLDAPADYTYVTRPFTDAHVGTTTGFKDAIDHQMASNELLPDYVAGSATIVKPATPSYSTTTSDHYPVSSRFVLPAAP